A segment of the Streptomyces pactum genome:
ACCGGCCGCCGGCCGGCGCGGAGGTGCGCCGCGAGCCGGTGGGCAGCAGATTCTCCGTGGGGCTGCTGGGCGCCCCGCGCGGTTTGCCCCGGCTACCCATCGGCACCCTTGACGTGCTCGGACCGACCCGCGCCGGCGACCGGTTCGCCCGTCGAAGCCGGCGCGTCCGTCGTATGGGACTCGTCCGTCGTGGCCGGCGCGTCCGTCGTGGCCGGCGCGCCCGCTTCCGGGTCCGGCGCGTCCGCTTCCGGGTCCGGCACGCGCGCGTAGGCGTCCGGACGGCCGAGGTGGGTGGCGTGGCCGAAGGGCCAGACGATCCAGTCGGCGCGCCCGATCACCTCGTCCACCGGGATCATGCCGCCGCCGGGCGAGCCGAGGTGGTCGCGGGAGTCGCTGGAGTCGGCACGGTGGTCGCCGAGGACGAACAGGGTGCCGTCGGGCACGACGACGTCGAAGCGCACCGTGGACGGGCGGTCGCCGGGGTACAGGAACGCCGACTCGTCGACCGACTGGCCGTTCACCCGGACCCTCCCCTCCTCGTCACAGCACACGACGTGGTCCCCGCCCACACCGACAACGCGTTTGATGTAGTCGCCGTCCCCGAAGAGCCCGGTGCCGTCGAAGACGACGATGTCGCCCCGCTGCGGCCGGTCATCGAAACGGTACGCCAACTTGTTTACGAGAACCCGGTCACCGATCCTCAATCCGCGCTCCATGGATCCGCTGGGAATCTGGAACGGCTGCAGCACGAACGTGGTGAGGAGC
Coding sequences within it:
- the lepB gene encoding signal peptidase I, coding for MDTEAQPTERDRSSRPSDSEHPSDPQGPEERSRSAFAGRITDWVPGGRITVTLLSLLLFLLLLTTFVLQPFQIPSGSMERGLRIGDRVLVNKLAYRFDDRPQRGDIVVFDGTGLFGDGDYIKRVVGVGGDHVVCCDEEGRVRVNGQSVDESAFLYPGDRPSTVRFDVVVPDGTLFVLGDHRADSSDSRDHLGSPGGGMIPVDEVIGRADWIVWPFGHATHLGRPDAYARVPDPEADAPDPEAGAPATTDAPATTDESHTTDAPASTGEPVAGAGRSEHVKGADG